One Cryptococcus neoformans var. grubii H99 chromosome 3, complete sequence genomic region harbors:
- a CDS encoding acetyl-CoA C-acetyltransferase gives MHASLRLLSQNLKLARIMANPVYIVSASRTPVGAKDGALATLSAPQLGVVAVKHAVDRAGIKPEQVEELYMGNVVQAGVGQSPARQVGIGAGIPETSDATTINKVCASGMKAIMLAAQNIQLGQRGVMVAGGMESMSQAPFLVPRQTPAFGNFETKDSLVVDGLFDVYNKFPMGNCAEHTAAKLKITREDQDDFCLSSYTRAQEAWAADAFADEIAPVTVKGRKGDVVVKEDEEYKKLLKDKFRTIRPVFVKENGTVTAANASTLNDGASAVVLASGEVVEKEGLKPLAKILGFADAACAPIDFPTAPTLAVPLALKNAGVTKDEIALWEFNEAFSVVGVAAERVLGLDRSKVNIKGGAVALGHPIGSSGSRIVVTLVHALKKGEKGVAAICNGGGAASAIVVERL, from the exons ATGCACGCCTCTCTCCGTCTTTTATCACAAAACCTCAAACTCGCCCGCATAATG GCCAACCCCGTGTACATCGTCTCCGCCTCCCGAACCCCCGTCGGCGCAAAGGACGGCGCCCTCGCCACCCTCTCCGCCCCGCAACTCGGTGTCGTCGCCGTCAAGCACGCCGTCGACAGGGCCGGTATCAAGCCGGAGCAAGTCGAGGAGCTTTACATGGGCAACGTCGTCCAGGCTGGTGTCGGGCAGTCTCCCGCCAGACAGGTCGGTATCGGTGCCGG TATCCCCGAGACTTCCGatgccaccaccatcaaCAAGGTCTGTGCCAGCGGTATGAAGGCCATTATGCTTGCCGCCCAAAACATCCAGCTTGGCCAGAGGGGTGTCATGGTCGCTGGTGGTATGGAGAGCATGTCTCAGGCTCC CTTCCTTGTGCCCCGCCAGACCCCCGCGTTCGGCAACTTTGAGACCAAGGACTCTCTCGTCGTCGACGGTCTCTTTGACGTGTACAACAAGTTCCCCATGGGCAACTGCGCCGAACACACCGCcgccaagctcaagatcaCCCGTGAAGACCAAGACGACTTTTGTCTCTCGTCTTACACCCGTGCCCAAGAAGCATGGGCCGCCGACGCGTTTGCCGATGAGATTGCGCCCGTCACCGTCAAGGGCCGAAAGGGAGATGTCGTCgtcaaggaggatgaagagtaCAAGAAGCTTTTGAAGGACAAGTTTAGGACTATCAGGCCGGTGTTTGTCAAGGAGAACGGGACCGTTACCGCGGCCAACGCGTCCACCCTCAACGACGGTGCTTCCGCCGTCGTCTTGGCCTCTGGCGAGGttgtggagaaggaaggctTGAAGCCTCTTGCCAAGATTCTCG GCTTCGCCGACGCCGCTTGTGCCCCCATCGACTTCCCCACCGCTCCTACCCTCGCCGTACCTCTTGCCCTCAAGAACGCCGGTGTGACCAAGGACGAGATCGCCCTCTGGGAATTTAACGAGGCCTTTTCCGTGGTGGGTGTCGCGGCCGAACGGGTGCTCGGTTTGGACAGGTCCAAGGTCAACATCAAAGGTGGTGCCGTCGCTCTCGGTCAC CCTATCGGTTCTTCTGGTTCCCGAATTGTCGTCACCTTGGTGCAcgctttgaagaagggtgagaaGGGCGTTGCTGCCATCTGTAacggtggtggtgctgcGTCTGCGATTGTCGTCGAGAGGCTGTAG
- a CDS encoding AGC/PDK1 protein kinase: MASSHFGPASPASSTPPPSSAYARLIAPTITRNSSSSSSRSTTTCSSTSSVQAVPMRPPPIETSTAATSRSQLPSNRHSENEAEHDTSYTSPGLSVGGRGGLARNGPRSNRLGTSPQARHVPPSIVALSPSPSPILNMASKRQSNTETVSGTSPSTPLGKSFLAQQDLSPNSSTIPLRVTISVDPNDRLSHDRESHSAERPRSSGNSPVRGRHGHLSTPSSPTNSYRALGGKPRTLSVDAGQNWGGSHRSRARDGDDRERRQSQVSSASSGALKKHSLDDWVLGEELGVGSYSTVYCVTPSANTHSPTSPQPARKYALKVINQAHLIQEKKVKYAMVERDALIRLSDPRPSKGHKRGVSSSSSSGYAQTGSAGKRRSTASIGGQSSMASVSGGTVSNSKKDTRDRLSIVTTSSAASSPVLTASSGSTQLSPTAVSGGGGNIKGRRPSRSAEPPTPVQEQTEMLIRGGEDGKDGQDGQETPSREWDRDRDWDNMTRSRPPSPVREESAEGGEKEKDEEERSGAEPVELGAAIHLTLPPPQIPSTPEPRGSPLLSTDGHRTSRETPRDRPHLTPKRRRQSLAPSERSVKSASTTGKMSAAAHPGVVRLYSTFNDSSSLYFVLSLASNGELASIIRKHGSLDITSARYYAAQLIDTLEFVHSRGVIHRDLKPENILLDEDMRIKITDFGSAKIIAKDEPIVDDSSRSRSFVGSADFVSPEVLRNEVATTASDIWAFGCVLYQFICGKPPFRGATDYLTFQKILKREVEFPKGIDEDAKSLIDTILDLEPNLRPSITFIKTHPFFQSIDFSTLWTIPAPPISSGLREPSKSTTLAQLEASDIWGVFEGSDVGEEDEDGFEYDADTVSPRPEGGAVGEGMMEPLFDRRAAASAVHNVDHPKFSRLRNQYINLGEDLDPPRPAYAGAGTGGRGKREKEVEKKKGEKARGLSHGSESSGGNRSALAGWLEAIKFGGAGGGGMSGSATSVAASDTVRTPGTGTGTGPGSRPGSRAGIPSFGLGPGSGSRSNRGSGASMRSDEARDLSMSLGGLRMNMSKASEFDKWTPLLLANESIIFTSPITLRTSSPALQLHLPAFLLPAPKKRQLVLTDFPRLLMIKDDNEADGDPAGSDSGAGLSSSSHVESGGGGVGGGGRGGGHGSLRIKGEAVFVPRPSTATGSSTTKGGGYSAVPNAVMDVQEKGSKGFTVQTPGMVYYCHVDSVELRAKWMAAIHRVGL; this comes from the exons ATGGCCTCCTCGCATTTCGGCCCCGCCTCCcccgcctcctccactccgcctccttcttccgcctACGCCCGCCTCATCGCACCCACTATCACCAGGaattcctcctcctcctcttcccgctCCACCACAACAtgctcctccacctcctccgTACAGGCAGTCCCCATGCGCCCACCACCCATAGAGACCTCTACAGCAGCCACAAGCAGGTCACAGCTTCCGTCCAATCGGCACAGTGAGAACGAGGCAGAGCACGATACGAGTTACACCAGTCCCGGATTGAGTGTCGGAGGACGAGGCGGATTAGCCAGGAATGGCCCAAGATCAAACAGACTTGGGACAAGTCCACAGGCGAGGCATGTGCCACCTTCCATCGTCGCCTTGTCACCGTCACCGTCTCCAATCCTCAACATGGCCTCCAAAAGACAGTCAAACACTGAGACTGTGTCGGGTACTTCGCCAAGCACACCTCTCGGCAAGTCCTTTTTAGCCCAGCAAGACCTCTCGCCAAATAGCAGCACGATTCCTCTCCGCGTAACCATCTCTGTTGACCCAAATGATCGGCTTTCTCATGACCGCGAATCCCACTCTGCCGAACGGCCACGCTCAAGCGGTAACTCGCCCGTACGCGGCCGACATGGCCATTTGAGCACGCCTTCATCACCTACAAACTCGTATAGGGCGCTTGGGGGGAAGCCAAGGACACTTAGTGTGGACGCTGGACAAAACTGGGGAGGCAGTCATCGGAGTCGAgcgagagatggagatgatcGAGAGCGTCGTCAGAGCCAGGTTTCAAGCGCGAGCTCTGGAGCTCTCAAGAAACACAGCTTGGACGACTGGGTTCTTGGTGAGGAGCTCGGTGTCGGATCCTACTCTACAGTCTACTGTGTCACCCCTTCTGCCAACACACACTCTCCTACTTCTCCTCAACCGGCGAGAAAGTATGCCCTCAAGGTTATCAACCAGGCGCATCTTATTCAAGAGAAAAAGGTCAAGTACGCAATGGTAGAGCGGGACGCTCTTATTCGATTATCTGATCCTCGACCTTCCAAGGGCCATAAGCGAGGTGTATCGAGCTCTTCGAGTAGTGGGTATGCCCAGACGGGAAGCGCTGGGAAACGCAGATCCACCGCTAGCATAGGTGGCCAGTCCAGTATGGCTTCAGTCTCTGGCGGGACGGTCAGCAACAGCAAAAAAGACACGCGCGATCGCCTTTCAATCGTAACCACCTCGAGTGCCGCTTCCAGCCCCGTCCTTACCGCTTCGAGTGGTAGCACTCAGCTCTCTCCGACTGCAGTaagtggaggtggtggcAATATCAAGGGTAGGCGACCTAGCCGCTCAGCTGAACCTCCGACACCGGTGCAGGAACAGACTGAGATGCTTATTCgtggtggagaagatggaaaagatgggCAAGATGGACAGGAGACACCGTCACGAGAATGGGATAGGGATAGAGATTGGGATAATATGACAAGGTCTCGTCCTCCCTCACCTGTAAGGGAAGAGTCAGCTGAGGGcggagaaaaggaaaaggacgaagaggagcgGTCAGGTGCAGAACCTGTAGAGCTCGGAGCAGCCATCCACCTTAcgcttcctccacctcagaTACCCTCTACTCCCGAACCACGCGGTTCGCCCCTTTTGTCAACCGACGGACATCGTACGAGCAGAGAAACCCCCCGAGATCGACCTCACCTGACACCTAAACGCCGGCGTCAGTCGTTGGCCCCGAGTGAGAGATCTGTGAAGAGTGCAAGTACTACAGGCAAAATGTCTGCTGCTGCGCACCCGGGTGTTGTCAGATTGTATTCGACTTTTAAtgattcttcttcactct ACTTTGTACTGAGCCTTGCGAGTAATGGCGAGTTGGCATCCATCATTCGCAAACATGGCTCGCTCGATATCACTTCTGCAAGGTACTATGCCGCTCAGTTGATCGATACTCTTGAATTCGTGCATTCCCGAGGTGTCATCCACCGTGACCTCAAGCCGGAAAA cattcttcttgatgagGATATGCGTATCAAGATTACAGATTTCGGAAGTGCCAAGATCATTGCCAAGGACGAGCCGATCGTAGATGACAGTTCAAGAAGCCGATCGTTTGTTGGGAGCGCGGACTTTGTCAGTCCTGAAGTCTTGCGAAACGAAGTTGCAACCACTGC ATCCGACATTTGGGCCTTTGGGTGCGTTCTCTACCAGTTTATCTGTGGAAAACCCCCTTTCCGAGGTGCGACAGATTACTTGACCTTTCAAAAGATCTTGAAACGAGAAGTGGAGTTCCCAAAAGGtattgatgaagatgcaaaATCTCTCATTGACACCATTCTT GACCTCGAACCCAATCTTCGACCTAGCATTACATTCATCAAAACCcatccattcttccagTCTATCGACTTTTCCACACTCTGGACCATCCCTGCTCCTCCCATATCCAGTGGTCTGCGAGAACCAAGCAAGTCGACGACGTTGGCCCAGCTTGAAGCGTCGGATATTTGGGGTGTGTTTGAAGGGAGCGATGTgggtgaggaggatgaggatgggtTTGAATATGATGCTGATACTGTATCGCCCCGGCCAGAGGGCGGTGCGGTTGGGgaggggatgatggaaCCTCTGTTTGACCGGCGCGCCGCGGCTAGCGCAGTGCATAATGTCGATCATCCGAAATTTAGTCGATTACGAAACCAATATATCAACCTTGGCGAAGACCTCGACCCTCCTCGACCTGCGTATGCCGGTGCTGGCACAGGGGGACGCggaaaaagggagaaggaagtggagaagaagaagggggaaaAAGCGCGGGGATTGAGTCACGGGAGTGAGAGTTCGGGTGGGAACCGCTCGGCGTTGGCGGGGTGGTTGGAGGCGATCAAGTTTGGTGGGGCAGGGGGAGGCGGGATGAGTGGAAGTGCGACAAGCGTGGCGGCGAGTGACACGGTTCGAACGCCTGGTACGGGTACGGGTACGGGGCCTGGCTCGAGGCCTGGTTCGCGTGCTGGCATCCCGTCGTTTGGACTTGGACCTGGCAGTGGTTCGAGGTCCAACAGGGGAAGTGGGGCGAGTATGAGGAGCGATGAGGCGAGAGATTTGTCAATGTCTCTTGGTGGACTGCGGATGAACATGTCAAAAGCCTCAGAGTTTGACAAATG GactccccttcttcttgccaaTGAATCCATCATTTTCACCTCCCCCATTACCCTCCGTACCTCCTCCCCCGCTCTTCAGCTACACCTCCCCGCATTCTTGTTACCAGCCCCCAAGAAGAGACAATTAGTCCTGACCGATTTCCcgaggttgttgatgatcAAGGACGATAACGAAGCGGATGGGGATCCAGCAGGGTCCGATTCTGGCGCCGGgttgtcgtcgtcgtcacATGTCGAGtctggtggtggtggtgttggtggtggtggccgTGGTGGCGGGCATGGATCGTTGAGGATCAAGGGAGAAGCCGTGTTTGTTCCCCGGCCGTCGACTGCCACCGGATCTTCCACAACAAAAGGTGGTGGTTACTCTGCCGTACCGAACGCGGTGATGGATGTGCAGGAAAAGGGGAGTAAAGGGTTTACTGTCCAGACT CCCGGGATGGTTTACTATTGCCATGTGGATAGCGTAGAGTTGAGAGCAAAGTGGATGGCGGCAATTCACCGGGTCGGGTTGTAA
- a CDS encoding hydrolase: MLPFSSNTTNMAKIQATPFRLALLQLGGLTASKASNISIAAKAVASAAASSPKPQLIVLPEIWNSPYAVSSFREYSEKVPEVGSKWRSLKESEEGETIKALREMARSSGCWLIGGSIPERDEKTDDIYNTCTVYDPEGTLVAVHQKVHLFDIDIPGKQTFKESDTLTGGSHLTTFTAPFGKIGLGICYDIRFPEMAMIAARQGCIAMIYPAAFNTTTGPMHWTLLQRARAVDNEIYVAMCSPARHPEAAYQAYGHSSVVNPVGDVVVEADHEPTTLYADIDPELLATTRRSIPVTVQRRFDVYPDVSSSFQ; encoded by the exons ATGcttcccttttcatccAACACAACGAACATGGCCAAAATTCAGGCTACCCCTTTCAgacttgctcttctccagctcgGTGGCCTCACTGCCTCCAAAGCTTCCAACATTTCAATCGCTGCCAAAGCAGTCGCTTCTGCAgctgcttcctctcctAAACCCCAATTGATCGTTCTTCCCGAAATCTGGAATTCTCCTTATGCCGTTAGCAGCTTTAGAGAGTACAGCGAAAAGGTACCCGAAGTTGGAAGCAAGTGGAGGAGCCTAAAGGAaagtgaggaaggagaaaccATTAAGGCCCTTAGGGAGATGGCAAGGAGCAGCGGGTGCTGGTTGATTGGCG GATCCATTCctgaaagagatgagaagacGGACGACATCTACAATACTTGTACTGTCTATGACCCTGAAG GCACCCTCGTTGCTGTTCACCAGAAGGTTCATCTCTTCGATATCGACATTCCCGGTAAACAAACCTTCAAG GAGTCAGACACTCTCACAGGTGGTTCTCACCTTACCACATTCACCGCTCCTTTCGGCAAGATCGGTCTTGGTATCTGTTACGATATC CGTTTCCCCGAAATGGCAATGATCGCCGCTCGTCAAGGCTGTATTGCCATGATCTACCCCGCAGCATTCAACACAACTACCGGTCCCATGCATTGGACTTTGCTTCAGCGTGCGAG GGCTGTGGACAATGAGATCTATGTCGCCATGTGCTCGCCTGCTAGGCATCCAGAGGCCGCCTACCAAGCT TATGGCCACTCTAGTGTTGTGAACCCCGT CGGGGATGTAGTTGTTGAGGCTGACCATGAGCCCACCACTCTCTACGCCGACATCG ACCCGGAGTTGCTCGCCACTACTAGAAGAAGCATCCCTGTTACTGTTCAAAGGAGGTTTGACGTTTACCCCgatgtttcttcttcttttcaataG
- a CDS encoding F-type H -transporting ATPase subunit F, which translates to MLPTAARRSLAGLIPPKIATPGAVSSGTTSARTAQVIDFYSKLPKGPKPASERVGGIKGRFFEGKNASGAPVVATLAALFLIGYTIDYNMHLKHHKHGHH; encoded by the exons ATGCTCCCCACCGCCGCCCGCCGCTCCCTCGCCGGTCTCATCCCCCCCAAGATCGCCACCCCCGGCGCCGTC TCTTCCGGCACCACTTCCGCCAGGACAGCCCAGGTTATCGACTTTTACTCCAAGCTTCCCAAGGGCCCCAAGCCTGCCAGCGAGAGGGTCGGTGGCATCAAGGGCAGGTTCTTTGAGGGCAAGAACGCTTCAGG CGCTCCCGTCGTCGCCACGCTCGCtgccctcttcctcatcggcTACACCATCGACTACAACA TGCACCTCAAGCACCACAAGCACGGCCACCACTAG
- a CDS encoding large subunit ribosomal protein L14, with protein sequence MIGLKGILNVIDNTGALKVECINVLKVKTRLKSTGFATVGDEIVCVVNKARPIPANEVIKNPNASSNIQKIRKGDVRRAVVVRVKKTTQRPDGSVVRFDDSAAVLLNNKGEMLGTRIVGPVASELRKIKGGAGSGGRWEKIVMLAPKVV encoded by the exons ATGATCGGATTGAAGGGTATCCTCAAT GTTATTGACAACACCGGAGCTCTAAAGGTTGAATGTATCAATGTCTTAAAAGTCAAGACAAGACTAAAATCCACTGGCTTTGCCACTGTTG GGGATGAGATTGTTTGTGTCGTTAACAAAGCCCGTCCTATCCCCGCCAATGAAGTCATCAAGAATCCCAATGCCTCTTCCAACATTCAAAAAATCCGCAAGGGCGATGTACGACGAGCAGTTGTTGTGCGCGTGAAGAAGACCACTCAACGGCCAGATGGAAGCGTTGTTAGGTTCGACGATAGTGCCGCGGTTTTGTTGAACAACAAAGGTGAAATGTTGGGCACAAGGATTGTTGGGCCTGTAGCGAGCGAATTGAGAAAGATTAAGGGCGGTGCGGGCAGCggtggaagatgggagaagattgtTATGTTGGCACCCAAA GTTGTTTAA